The following is a genomic window from Paenibacillus sp. FSL R5-0766.
CTATTGGGTACTGCGATTAAAATTCAAATTGTACGTCGCTCAGACGACGTTTGATCTCAGCAATAACACGTTTCTCTTCCTCTTCACCCTTCGCTTCAAAGGTTACAGAGAAACGAACAAAGTTACCCGCATCATCCCAAGGTACGGATGAGATCAGTTTCTCACGAATAAGGAATTGGGAGAAATCTTCGCCGGATTCGAAGCGACGTCCGCCAACCACACCTTTTGGTGCTTCTACATACAGGAAGAATGAACCTTTAGGTTTTTCAGCCTGGAAGCCCAAATCGTTCAATGCGGCAACGAGCATGTCATGACGGCGAGAATATTTCTCTGCAATTTTTTCCGTAATTTCAGGGTGATTCAATCCATAAGCAGCAGCCTTTTGAATCGCGATGAACTGACCGGAGTCATTGTTGTCCTTCACGTCGCTGAATGCTTTGACTACAAGCGGGTTACCCGCTACAAATCCGATTCTCCAACCCGTCATGTTGTAGGACTTGGATAGAGAGTGCAGCTCTACGCCGACATCCTTCGCACCAGGTACCGAGAGGAAGCTGAACGGTTTTTTGCCATCATACGTCAATGCTGCATATGGAGCATCATGTACAACCACAACATTATATTTCTTAGCCCATTCAATGACTTCAGTGAAGAACTCCACCGTCGCGCTTGCACCTGTTGGGTTGTTCGGATAGTTCAGGTAGAGCAACTTCGCACGTTTTGCGATGTCTTCCGGGATAGCCGTCAGATCAGGCAAGAAGTTGTTCTCTTTCGTCAACTGGATGTTGAACACTTCTCCACCCAGATACTTCGTATGTGTACCCATAACCGGGTAACCTGGAACGGTCATGATCGTCACATCACCCGGATTGATGAAGCATGAAGGCATCATCGCCAAAGCCGGTTTTGAACCAATGGAGTGCACGATCTCAGTATCTGCATCGATACCTTCTACGTTGAATACGTTTTTCAGGTAGGAAGCAGCAGCAGCTTTGAATTCAGGAATACCATTGTCAGCATAACCACGGTTCTCAGGTCTGGAAGCTTCTTCTGCAAGTGCAGCTACAATGCCTGCATCAGCCATTTCGTCCGGTTCACCTACACCAAGGTCAATCAGTTCCACATCGGGAAAATCTTTTTTGGCCGAAGCTTTGGCACGTTTGATTTTCTCGAATTTATAAATGTTCGTGTCTTTACCATAGTTGGAGCCACCGATACGGTCGGCAAAATTAGTCTGAATGTAAGTTTCTTGATATTTATCGATACTCATAACGTTGTTCATCTCCTCATTTGACGCAAATTTCTACACTTTAATATGAAGCATTTGCGTGATCAAAGCCATGGACAAAGTATCC
Proteins encoded in this region:
- a CDS encoding LL-diaminopimelate aminotransferase — encoded protein: MSIDKYQETYIQTNFADRIGGSNYGKDTNIYKFEKIKRAKASAKKDFPDVELIDLGVGEPDEMADAGIVAALAEEASRPENRGYADNGIPEFKAAAASYLKNVFNVEGIDADTEIVHSIGSKPALAMMPSCFINPGDVTIMTVPGYPVMGTHTKYLGGEVFNIQLTKENNFLPDLTAIPEDIAKRAKLLYLNYPNNPTGASATVEFFTEVIEWAKKYNVVVVHDAPYAALTYDGKKPFSFLSVPGAKDVGVELHSLSKSYNMTGWRIGFVAGNPLVVKAFSDVKDNNDSGQFIAIQKAAAYGLNHPEITEKIAEKYSRRHDMLVAALNDLGFQAEKPKGSFFLYVEAPKGVVGGRRFESGEDFSQFLIREKLISSVPWDDAGNFVRFSVTFEAKGEEEEKRVIAEIKRRLSDVQFEF